The Daphnia magna isolate NIES linkage group LG3, ASM2063170v1.1, whole genome shotgun sequence genomic interval CATTGCCATTTGGAATTCGTTTTTGATATGGGACTTAAACTTTACAAATTCTTTTGCAATAAGTAATTTTaaagatttcgttttttctctagAGATTAAGAGATTAAGAGGGGTCTTCATGCGCAAATGAGTCGCTTTGGTGATCAGTCGGCTGCATCAATGTAGCAAATGCTCCGCGCTTGGCCTAATTCTTGTTCCTGGAGTTTTCTGTCATTAAAACAGCGAAAGTTAAGCCTTTTTCAACTTTAATTGAATACACAATTAATGGGAATGGCGGAACATTCATCCACAAGCTCCATTTGCGACGAAGACGATTCCACAAAGAGTCAGCAAAATGACCTTAAAACACAGCAAGGGGAAAGCTTCAACTACGACGACATTTTGGAACATGTAGGGCAGTTAGGACAATATCAACTACGTACATTTTTATGGCTCTGCGTACCCGCGTTTTTCCCGGGTATGGTGGTGATGTCTTACACGTTCACGGGCGCTGTTCCTGATTATAGGTAAATAATCTGttaaatgtttattgtttgttcaaagCTGTAAATGTATAACTCTTGCTCAGATGTTTTGTAGAGGGCTGCGATGCTGACTATAGCGTTTCGTCTGAGTCCAATCACTTCTTCACGCCTTGGCTAAACAATACAATTCCCTGGAAAGAAGACAATACCCCGGATCAATGCAATCGTTACAATTACACTTGGACAAACTTAGAAGAATGCCAGCAACCTAACGCCCCGACTGACCCAACAATGATTGTAGGATGTGACCATTGGATTTATGATACATCATTATTCCAATCAACCATCGTCACGGAGGTTTGTTTATCATATACTCCTGCagaattgctttttttttttaatgtaagaATCAATTTTTTACAGTTTGATTTGACCTGCGAAAACGAATGGAAAGAAACCCTAGCCAGCTCAGTTTACATGTTTGGAATGCTAATTGGTGCAGCAACACTTGGCAACATAGCCGATAGGTATACCTAGTTTTCTTATACAGAATTCAAGTCAGTAGGTGTATAGGTATCGAACCTGTTTAAGGTTATCCTAATTGAAGTAATATTGTTGTTTAGAATTGGCCGCAAGTTGGCGTTTTCTGTGAACGTTGTGCTTCTTGCCACTCTAACCACTGGTTTGGCATTTTCTCCGAATTTCATTACATTCTGCGTGTTGCGATTTTTGTGCGGCGTCACCGCCATCGGCCATTTTCTTATACTTTTCGTATGGGGTAAGTTGTTTGGTAACTTTGAAACTATTCACTACTGAAAAAACGATGAATTTATTACTCTTCTTTCCAATTAAAAACGTTTCCCGGTAACGAGTTAGGTGTGGAAGCTGTTGGCAAGAAATACCGTGTGATGTGCGGTTTCATATACCAGTGCGTTTTTACCGTCGGATGCGCAGTCCTTGGTTTGGTGGCTTTTTACATCCGCGATTGGAAAAATCTGCAACTCGTCATCAGTGTTCCAATGTTTGCCCTCGTCTCCCTTTATTGGTAAGAACTCCGATTGTACGTGTTTTACATCAAGTTGTTGCTGATCTATGCATGATTCTCTGAAATGAAAAGGGTCGTCCCGGAATCGATCCGTTGGCTAATCGCGAAGAAACGTTACTCGGAAGCCCGTCTCCTCATCCTTCAGGCGGCGaaaatgaataagaaaaacgTGCCAGATCACTTGatctttgttgaaaaagaaaaaagcgacGATGTACACACCAAAATCCTTAAACATCTTATATATTAAGTCTGCAAATGTCCATTGAgtcaaacaaaacattaagATTTTTATAACAGCAAAATTACGACACAATCATGTCTACGAATATTTTAACAGACAGGTGGCCGCGATCACGAAGGGGAACCAGTTTCCGGCAGCGTTTCAAAGGGAGAGAGCATTCAAGATGTATTTCATTCCAAAGTTCTATTGAAGAGATTTGCGATCATGTTCTTGGCTTGGTAAGTATCAAGTTTGTACATCAAGTATATACTATTAGCATCCCAGAACAACGATTTAATTGTGATGGAAAAACCTAAAGGATTGCTGCCGTGATGGGGTATTACGGGATCACATTTGCAGCGACGAACTTATCTGATGACTTCTTCCTCAATTATGAACGAGCAATGCAAGTATCCAATTTGTCTATAGCTCACTGATTTCTTATCATTTCAATTGATTACCCACAGGGCTGTGGAAATCCCAGCCTATATTAGCGGTATCTTTCTCGTGGACAAACTTGGGCGAAGACCTACCCTCAGCGGCGGTTTGATTGCCAGTGGCGTAGCTTGTCTGATAACAGGCCTTGTTCCTGAAGGTATGAATTAGATATATTATTTTGCTTAAAAGGGCAAAGAGAAGCATGAATAGCTGCTTGATTGTGATAAAGATCCTCCGGCAATCAGGATCACTTTTTCCATGCTCGGAAAACTGTTCATATCGTGCGTGATGGCAACGGTCTATTCCTATACGTCAGATCTGTTCCCTACATCAGCTAGAAGTGCTGCAGTAGGACTCTGTTCGACCTTTGGCCGTGTTGGTGGGATATTAGCACCTATTATAGCTACCGCTGTAAGCAAATTACGTAAAATATTACGTTACTGGAGATTACCTGAATTTACAGCTTATACACAGGGAAGGAAAATTGATCCAGCATTGCCTTTCATAGTATTTGCTGGTGTCAACCTGAGTGTAGGACTCCTTTGTCTTCTTTTACCTGAAACTAACAAGACAACTCTACCGGACACAGTTGAAGAAGCCGAGGAAATGGAAAAGTAAGCGAGTTCCTTAGTTAGTtctatttattaatttttttatttacttctatttgtgaTGTGTTATTTTATGCACATGTTGTCTTTTATACGAATGCTAGGTATACCTTATCATGTTTGCGGCGGAGCAAGAATCGAATGGAAGAACCAAAAGGAACAATCGATGATTCAGTGTCGATGTAGACTATTTTTGTCAATATTTTGATCATTAACACTTTGAGGGTTCTTTAATCAACTAGTATATTTAAAATCTTACCATATATGGAATACAAATTTAACATCTCcagtggcgcagttggttagcGCATGGTACTTATAAAACAGTAACTGATTGTGCTGATCGATAATGCAAAGGAAAAAGGAGTAATGCCGAGGTCGCGAGTTCGAGCCTCGCCTGGAGAACTTTTGGTCTTTATCCACTGTGACATTCTCAATAATTTAACGTGGTTATTGCACACAAGTTTTCTAACAAAATAGGTCAATAGGAGTTCGATCGAGCTATTACAACCTTATTAATACCTTTAACGAGTACACAACAGTTTAAAGACTGGAAGGCTTCACCGTGATTGGGAATGCttaagaaaatgtgaaaaagtcTTGCAAAGAGTTGGGATTCTAAATGCACGCTACAATATGTGTTTCGTAGATCCGTGGGATTTTATGATTAAGTAAGTCTTTGAAGCCTCCTAAGCCGGGAATTAAGAGTTCTAGTCCTGCCAGTGGTACAAACATGTAGTTGAATATTATAATGCAGAATACATCTTCAAAATTGTTGCTTGGTGATGGGTATTTATCACGTAAACTGGttcatgttttcaaaatttaaatgcaGATTATTTATTTGCAAGCCtctgtggcctaatggataaggcaccGGCCTCCTAAGCCGGGGATTGCGGGTTCGAGTCCCGCTAGAGGTAAAGGAAATGAATAGTTAATGGCATTACGTCTATAATTGTTTGTCTTAAAGCCGAAAGgttgataaaaataatttacatCTTAACTGCGATGTGGGCGAACACTCTGTGAATGATTGTgtcatgaaaatcaaaaatctGTTAATACCTGTACTTAATGGGAATTAACACTTTGAGAGTTCTTTAATCTACTAGTATATTTAAAATCTTAATATATACGGAATACAAAACAAATATCTTcagtggcgcagttggttagcGCATGGTACTTATAAGACAGTAACTGATTGTGCTGATCGATAATGCAAAGGTAAAAGAAGTAATGCCGAGGTCGCGAGTTCGAGCCTCGCCTGGAGAATTATTGGTTTTATTCACTATGACTTTCCTAATAATTTAACTTGTTCTATTGCACACAAGTTTTATAACAAAATAGGTCAATAGGAGTTCGATCGAGCTATTACAACCTTATTAACACCTTTAACGAGTACAATATGTGTTTCATAGATCCGTGTGATATAATGATTAGGTAAGCCTTTGTAGCCTCCTAAGCCGGGAATTATGAGTTCTAGTCCTGCCAGTGGTACAAACATGTAGTTGAATATTATAATGCAGAAATCATCTTCGAAATTGTTGCTTGGTGATGGGTAGTTATCACGTAAACAATttcatgttttcaaaatttaaatgcaGATTATCAGTTTGCAATCCtctgtggcctaatggataaggcaccGGCCTCCTAAGCCGGGGATTGCGGTTTCGAGTCCCGCCTGAGGTAAAGGAAATGAATAATTAATG includes:
- the LOC123470765 gene encoding organic cation transporter protein-like, which translates into the protein MGMAEHSSTSSICDEDDSTKSQQNDLKTQQGESFNYDDILEHVGQLGQYQLRTFLWLCVPAFFPGMVVMSYTFTGAVPDYRCFVEGCDADYSVSSESNHFFTPWLNNTIPWKEDNTPDQCNRYNYTWTNLEECQQPNAPTDPTMIVGCDHWIYDTSLFQSTIVTEFDLTCENEWKETLASSVYMFGMLIGAATLGNIADRIGRKLAFSVNVVLLATLTTGLAFSPNFITFCVLRFLCGVTAIGHFLILFVWGVEAVGKKYRVMCGFIYQCVFTVGCAVLGLVAFYIRDWKNLQLVISVPMFALVSLYWVVPESIRWLIAKKRYSEARLLILQAAKMNKKNVPDHLIFVEKEKSDDTGGRDHEGEPVSGSVSKGESIQDVFHSKVLLKRFAIMFLAWIAAVMGYYGITFAATNLSDDFFLNYERAMQVSNLAVEIPAYISGIFLVDKLGRRPTLSGGLIASGVACLITGLVPEDPPAIRITFSMLGKLFISCVMATVYSYTSDLFPTSARSAAVGLCSTFGRVGGILAPIIATAGRKIDPALPFIVFAGVNLSVGLLCLLLPETNKTTLPDTVEEAEEMEK